A stretch of Planctomicrobium piriforme DNA encodes these proteins:
- a CDS encoding MBL fold metallo-hydrolase: MLENLPLKTFTHKDLTIEGYSRAAVQSYWRIPELKVGFDLGGSPWSFMGTQTIFITHAHLDHMAALPAYVARRRMMKMEPPTIYVPEPVAESVDKMLRCWQRLDRGRMLCQLVPAVEWAEYELSREHVVTTFPTKHTVPSLGYIVWERRKKLKPEYVGFTGEQIRDLRYSGIDVSAEVRMPLVCYTGDTAPGGLDACEAAYEARILITEMTFFRPEHRKDKIHKFGHMHLDDILARADRFRNELIVLGHFSTRYHEDQIRKAVLKKLPENLRERVELWL, translated from the coding sequence ATGCTTGAAAACCTGCCGCTAAAGACGTTCACCCACAAGGATCTGACGATCGAGGGATATTCGCGCGCGGCGGTGCAGAGTTACTGGCGGATTCCAGAACTGAAAGTCGGCTTCGATCTGGGAGGGAGCCCGTGGTCGTTCATGGGCACGCAGACAATTTTCATCACCCATGCCCATCTCGACCACATGGCGGCGCTGCCGGCGTATGTGGCGCGGCGGCGGATGATGAAAATGGAGCCCCCCACGATCTACGTCCCCGAGCCGGTGGCGGAATCCGTCGACAAGATGCTGCGGTGCTGGCAACGGCTCGACCGCGGTCGCATGCTGTGTCAGCTCGTCCCGGCGGTTGAGTGGGCTGAATACGAACTCTCCCGCGAGCATGTCGTCACCACGTTCCCGACAAAGCACACCGTGCCGTCGCTGGGCTACATCGTCTGGGAACGCCGCAAAAAGCTGAAACCCGAGTATGTCGGCTTTACCGGCGAGCAGATTCGCGATCTGCGGTACAGCGGCATCGACGTGAGCGCCGAAGTGCGGATGCCGCTCGTCTGCTACACCGGCGACACCGCACCCGGCGGGCTGGATGCGTGCGAGGCCGCCTACGAAGCGCGGATTCTCATTACCGAAATGACGTTCTTCCGGCCGGAGCATCGCAAGGACAAGATTCACAAGTTCGGCCACATGCATCTCGACGACATCCTGGCCCGGGCGGACCGGTTTCGTAACGAGTTGATCGTGCTGGGGCATTTCAGCACCCGTTATCACGAAGACCAGATCCGGAAGGCGGTCCTGAAGAAACTGCCGGAGAATCTGCGCGAACGAGTCGAGTTGTGGTTATAG
- the serC gene encoding 3-phosphoserine/phosphohydroxythreonine transaminase, with product MTKRINNFSAGPAILPVEVLEEARDNMLSLGDTGIGIMEHSHRGKAFIAVLEQVEADCRKLANISDDYSILFLQGGASSQFFMVPMNFLEPTQTADYLLTGSWAQKAAEQATRYGKVHTAASSKDRNFAYIPKTATYSEKPAYVHFTSNNTIFGTQWAKEPETPKGSTLICDASSDIFCRPLDVSKYGMIYAGAQKNLGPSGVTLVILRKDLMGRGKTDLPEMLQYRIHADNESCYNTPPTFGIYFMGLVFKWILKQGGLEAVGAANTAKANVLYQYLDKSSMFRATADADSRSLMNVTFVTGKEDVDNKFISEAKKAGFDGLKGHRSVGGMRASIYNAFPKSGCEELVAFMGDFEKKNG from the coding sequence ATGACGAAGCGCATTAACAATTTTTCCGCCGGCCCGGCCATTCTGCCTGTGGAAGTCCTGGAAGAAGCCCGTGATAACATGCTGTCCCTCGGCGACACCGGGATCGGCATCATGGAGCACTCACACCGGGGCAAGGCCTTCATCGCCGTGCTGGAACAGGTGGAGGCCGACTGCCGCAAGCTGGCAAATATTTCTGACGACTACAGCATCCTGTTTCTGCAGGGGGGGGCCTCTTCGCAGTTCTTCATGGTGCCGATGAATTTTCTTGAGCCGACGCAGACGGCCGACTACCTGCTCACCGGGTCGTGGGCGCAGAAGGCCGCGGAACAGGCGACGCGTTACGGAAAGGTCCACACTGCCGCGAGCAGCAAAGACCGCAACTTCGCCTACATTCCCAAAACGGCGACGTATTCCGAGAAGCCGGCCTATGTGCACTTCACATCGAACAACACAATCTTTGGCACCCAGTGGGCCAAAGAACCGGAAACCCCCAAGGGATCGACGTTGATCTGCGATGCCAGCAGCGACATTTTCTGCCGTCCGCTCGACGTGTCGAAGTACGGCATGATCTACGCCGGAGCGCAGAAGAACCTGGGGCCGTCCGGAGTGACGCTGGTCATTCTGCGGAAAGACCTGATGGGACGCGGCAAGACTGATCTGCCGGAAATGCTGCAGTACCGCATCCATGCCGACAACGAGTCGTGCTACAACACGCCGCCGACCTTTGGCATCTACTTCATGGGCCTGGTGTTCAAGTGGATTCTGAAACAGGGTGGGTTGGAAGCCGTCGGTGCTGCGAACACGGCCAAAGCCAACGTGCTGTACCAGTACCTGGACAAGAGTTCGATGTTCCGTGCCACGGCCGATGCCGATAGCCGTTCGCTGATGAACGTGACGTTCGTCACCGGCAAGGAAGATGTCGACAACAAGTTCATCAGCGAGGCCAAGAAGGCCGGCTTCGACGGCCTGAAAGGCCATCGCAGCGTTGGCGGCATGCGGGCCAGCATCTACAACGCCTTCCCGAAATCTGGCTGCGAAGAACTCGTCGCCTTCATGGGGGACTTCGAGAAGAAGAACGGATAG